The sequence below is a genomic window from Thermus hydrothermalis.
AGCTCCACCTCAAAATCCCCCGTGAACTCGGCGAGCTGCACGTCCTTGGGGATGTCAATCAGGACGGGCCCCGGGCGCCCCGTGGAGGCGATGTGGAAGGCCTCCCGCACCACCCGGGGGATCTCGTTCACGTCCTGGACCAGGTAGTTGTGCTTGGTGATGGGCATGGTGACCCCGGTGACGTCCGCCTCCTGGAAGGCGTCCGTGCCGATGAGGGCCCGGGGAACGTTGCCGGTGATGGCCACCACCGGGGTGGAGTCCATGTAGGCGTCGGCAAGCCCCGTGACCAGGTTGAGCGCCCCGGGGCCCGAGGTAGCCATGACCACCCCCACCCGGCCGCTCGCCCGGGCATAGGCTGTGGCCGCATGCACCCCTCCTTGTTCGTGCCGCACCAGGATGTGGCGGATCTTGCTGTCATAGAGGGCGTCGTAGGTGGGCATGATGGCCCCGCCCGGATGGCCGAAGATCAACTCCACCCCTTCCCGTTCCAGCGCCTTTAAAAGTGCCTCCGCTCCCTTCATCGCCCCCTCCTAAACCGAAACCCCCCGGTTTCCCGGGGGGTTTGGATGCGCCTGAAAACCGCTACACCCTACCCCCCGCTGGCCCTACGATTAGGACCAGGCCTAGGGATAGGGTGAGAGCGAAACGCATCTTGCCGCTAAGGATAGCCCGCACCCCGCGGGGGTGTCAAGGGGCCAAGCCGCTTGGCGATGGCAAAGAGGGCCAGCCTGGCGTGCTCCCGGCCGTTTTCTATGAACACCGAGCGGGTGTCGGGGCCAAAGGCGCAGGAGCCCACGGCGAAGAGGCCCGGAATGGAGGTTTCCAACTCAGGGCTTAGGCGAGGCTTTTCCCCTTCGTAAACCACACCGGCCTCCCGCAGCAGGCGGTCCTCGGCCCGGTAGCCGATGAGGACCAGCACGAAGTCCGCCTCCAAGAAGACCCGCCCAGCGGGGCGCCTAAGCCAGAGGCCCTCGAGGGTAATCGCCTCCACCTCCGCCTCCATGAAGGCCTCTATGCTCCCCTCTTTCACCCGGTTTTCAAAATCGGGAAGAAGCCAGTACTTGACGCTAGGGCGCACCCACTTCCCCCGGTGGACCAAGACCACCTTCGCCCCAGCCCGGTAAAGCTCCAAAGCCGCCTCCACCGCCGAGTTGCTCCCCCCTACCACCGCCACCTTGCGGCCGAAGAAGGCCTCCCCCTCCTCGTAGCGGTGCAGGACGTGGGGCAGGTCCTCCCCGGGCACGCCCAGGCGGTTGGGGTTGCCGTAGTAGCCCGTGGCCAGGACCACGTAGCGGGCGAGGAAGGTCTTCTCCCCTTGCCGTCCCCGGGCGAAAACCTGAAAGGCCCCCTCCTGGCCTTGGATGCGGAGAACCTCCGTGTAGGTGAGGACGTTCAAGGCCTCCCGCTCCGCCACGCGCTGGTAGTAGAGGAGGGCCTCCCTGCGGGTGGGCTTGGGGCCGTGGGACACCAAGGGGTGGCCCCCGATCTCTATGTTCTTGCTCTCGGAGAAAAAGAGCATGTTCCGGGGAAAGCGGTAGATGGTTTCCGCCACCGTGCCCTTTTCCAACACCAGGTGGGAAAGCCCATGGCGCTTGGCCTCTATGGCGCAGGCAAGCCCCACGGGACCCGCCCCCACCACCAACACGTCCACCATGCTCCCCAGTTTATGGGGTATAGTTCTTGCCCATGGAGTGGCTCGCTAACCCCGAGGTCTGGATCGCCCTCGTCACCCTCACGGTGCTGGAGGTGGTCCTGGGCGTGGACAACGTGATCTTTATCAGCATCCTGGCCTCTAAGCTTCCCAAAGAGGAGCAGGACCGGGCCCGGGTTCTGGGCCTGAGCCTGGCGGCGGTGACCCGCATCCTCTTCCTCCTCTCCATCGCCTGGATCATGGCGCTTAAGAAACCCCTCTTCGCCCTTTTGGGCCACGAGGTCACGGGGAAGGACCTGGTCCTGATGGCTGGGGGGCTTTTCCTCATCTACAAGTCGGTGAAGGAAATCCACGAGAAGCTGGAAGGGGAGCCGGGGCATGCGGTGAAGCGGGTGGCTCCGAGCTTCGCCAGCGTCATCGCCCAGGTCCTCCTGCTGGACATCGTCTTCTCCATTGACTCCGTGATCACCGCCGTGGGCCTCACCCGCTATGTGCCCGTGATGGTGGCGGCCATCCTCATCTCCGTGGCCATCATGCTCCTCGCCTCCAAGGGCATCTACGCCTTCGTGAACGAGCACCCCACGGTGAAGATGCTCGCCCTAAGCTTCCTCCTCCTCATCGGCTTCACCCTGGTGGCGGAAGGAACAGGGGTTCACATCCCCAAGGGCTACGTCTACTTCGCCATGGGCTTCGCCGTCTTCGTGGAGTGGCTGAACCTGCGGGCGGGGCTCAGGGGCAAGCCCGTGAAGCTCCACCAGCCGTATGAAGAGGAAGGGTAAAATCGGGCCGGAGGTGGTCCTATGGAATACCGGATTGAGCGGGACACCATGGGCGAGGTGAAGGTGCCGGCGGACAAGTACTGGGGGGCCCAGACCCAGCGTTCCCTGGAGCATTTTAAGATTGGGGCCTGGCGTTTCCGCATGCCCATAGAGGTCATAAGGGCCTACGGCATGCTGAAAAAGGCCGCCGCCAGAGCCAACCTGGAACTTGGGGAGCTTCCCGAGGAAATCGCCAAGGCCATCATCCAGGCGGCGGAAGAAGTGGTCCAGGGCAAGCTGGACGAGCACTTCCCCCTGGTGGTCTTCCAGACGGGTTCGGGCACCCAGACCAACATGAACGTGAACGAGGTCATCGCCAACCGGGCCTCGGAGATCTTGGGAAAGCCCCTTGGGAGCAAGTACGTCCACCCCAACGACCACGTGAACCGGGGCCAGAGCTCCAACGACACCTTCCCCACCGCCATGTACGTGGCCACGGCCCTGGCCCTTCACCAACGGCTCTACCCGGCGGCGGAAGCCCTCATCGCCACCTTTGAGGAGAAGGCCAAGGCCTTTGACACCATCGTCAAAACCGGGCGCACCCACCTTATGGACGCCGTGCCCATCACCTTGGGGCAGGAGGTGGGAAGCTGGGCGGCGCAACTTAGGAACACCCTGGGCATGGTGAAGGAGGCGGGAAAGGGCCTCTACAACCTCGCCATCGGCGGCACCGCCGTGGGCACGGGGCTCAACGCCCACCCCCGCTTCGGCGAGCTGGTGGCCCAGTACCTGGCGGAGGAGACGGGCCTTCCCTTCCGGGTGGCGGAAAACCGCTTCGCCGCCTTGGCCGCCCACGACGAGCTTGCCCACGTGATGGGGGCTTTGCGCACCCTGGCCGGGGCCCTGATGAAGATCGGGAACGATATCCGCTGGCTGGCCTCGGGGCCTTACGGGGGGATTGGGGAGATCTTCATCCCCGCCAACGAGCCCGGCTCCTCCATCATGCCCGGCAAGGTGAACCCCACCCAGGTGGAGGCCCTCACCATGGTGGTGGTGCGGGTCTACGGCAACGACCACGCCGTGGCCTTTGCCGCAAGCCAGGGGAACTTCCAGCTCAACGTCTACAAGCCGGTGATGGTGGACGCCGCCCTCGAGTCCATCAAGCTCCTGGCGGACGCCATGGAATCCTTTGACGAGCACCTGGCCAAGGGGATTGAGCCCAACCTGGAGCGGATTGAGGAGCACCTGCAGAAAAACCCCATGCTGGCCACCGCCCTCAACAAGGCCATCGGCTACGACAAGGCGGCGGAGATTGTGAAGAAGGCCATCAAGGAGAAGAAGTCCTTGAAGCAGGCGGCCTTGGAGCTGGGCTACCTTACCGAAGAGGAGTTTGACCGCATCGTGGTGCCCCTAAAGCTCGCCAAGCCCCACGAGGGCTAGGGCGCTTTGTGAGGACGCCCACCCCCTAAAGGGGTGGGTGCCTTATAGTGGGGCTTGGGAGGTGAGGTATGCCGTACCCGTTCAAGCTACCCGAACTCGGTTACCCCTACGAGGCCCTGGAGCCCCACATTGACGCCCAGACCATGGAGATCCACCACCAGAAGCACCACGGGGCCTACGTGAACAACCTCAACGCCGCCCTGGAAAAGTACCCCTACCTGCACGGGGCCGAACTGGAGGTGCTCCTCCGCCATTTGGCCGCCTTGCCCCAGGACATCCAGATGGCGGTGCGCAACAACGGGGGCGGGCACCTGAACCATAGCCTTTTCTGGCAACTCCTTACCCCGGGCGGGGCCAAGGAGCCCGTGGGGGAGCTCAAGAAGGCCATTGACGAGCAGCTGGGCGGCTTCCAGGCCCTAAAGGAGAAGCTCACCCAGGCGGCCATGGGCCGCTTCGGCTCGGGCTGGGCCTGGCTCGTGAAGGACCCCTTCGGCAAGCTCCACGTCCTCTCCACCCCCAACCAGGACAACCCCGTGATGGAGGGCTTCACCCCCATCGTGGGCATTGACGTTTGGGAGCACGCCTACTACCTGAAGTACCAAAACCGCCGGGCGGACTACCTCCAGGCCATCTGGAACGTGCTCAACTGGGACGTGGCGGAGGCCTTCTACAAGAAGGCCTAAAGGCCTCGCGCCTCCAGGGGGCCGGGAGAGGCCCCCTTTATCCTTCCAAGAGGCGGGCCAGGGCCTCCTCCAGGGCCGCCACCGCCTCCTTCACCCGCCAGGCCCCCTTGTCCCGGACGCCGGCGGGGTTGGAGATGGCCCGAAGCTCCGCCCCCCGGATGCCGAGGGCGAGGCAGGCCCGGGCGAAGGCCGCCCCCTCCATGTTCTCCAAGGCGGCGTTCCACCGGCTGGCCAAGGCCAGGGCCTCCTCGAGGCCTTCTGAAACCAGGTCCCGGGTGAGGCCGGTGACGACCCGAAGGCCGAGGCTCTGGGCCAGGCTTTGGGTGAGGCCAGGATCCAGGGGAAAGCGGTTAAAAAAGTAGAGCTTTTCCCCAAGCTCCAAGGCCGGGAAGCCCAAGGGAGCAAGGCCCTCCTTTAGCCCCAGGTCCGCCTCTACCTCCTCCCCCACCAGGACCAGATCCCCCGGGCGGAGGCCGCTACCCGGGTAGGCCCCGGCGATGCCGAAAAGGAGGGCCTTTTCCACCTCGTGGGTGGCCGCCCAAAGGGCCAGGGCGAGGGCGGCATTGACCTTGCCGATGCCCGTTTCCAGGTAGACGAACCCCTCCCCCCTAAGCCCCTTCCGCCCGAGGAAGGCGAAGGGCTCGCCCCGGAGGAAGGGGGCCTCGAGGGCCGTGGGGGAAAGGAGGAGCCACACTAGTCCACCACCCGGAAGCCCAAGGCCTCCGCCCGCTCCACGAAGAACTGGATGTTTTCCCCTTTGAGCTCTCCCCCCAGGCTCTTGCGGTCAAAGGCCTCCTCCGCCGCCAGGATCATGGTTTCCGCCAGGCAGGCGGGGACCTGGTCCCGGGCGCCAAAGTGGAGGTCCAGGGTGGCCCAAGCCTCCCCGGGAAGCCGCACCACCCCCCCGGGGATGACCCGCACCCCCGGCACCTCCCTCACGGAGGGGTGGACGTCCGGGGGCACCCCCTCATCGTAGATCCAGGCCCCGGGCTTCACGTGCTCGGGGTAGATGACGGGGTTGGGGTCGCTGGTGGCGGTGAAGACGAGGTCCGCCTCCCGGATGGCCCCCACCTCGGTGCTCACCTGGATCTCGGGGGCTTCCCCTTTCCGCTCCAGGTTTTTCCTCAAGGTTTCCGCCGCCCGCCCAAGCCGTTCCAGGTCCCGCCCCACCAGGATGAGCCGGCCCACCAGGGGGGCGATCTGCCGGGCGATGCCGAAGGCCACCACCCCGTTGGCCCCCACCACGGCGGCGGTGGTGGCCTTTAGGTCCTTGCCGCTTTGGGCGAAGTGGGCGAGGATCTGGGGGATGGCCGCCTTTACCGTGCCAGCGGTGTAGGCGCCGCCGTTGGTCACCTGGATCCCCGGCACCGCCTCCTGCACCCTCTTCCCCTTCTCCCCCACCACGCTCCAAAAGGCCCCCAGGCCCACCACCGTGGCCCCAAGCTCCTGGGCGAGCCTCGCCCCCTGGATGGCCCGCCTCACGGCAAGCTCGGGCTTCCCCTTGATCTGGTGGGGCAGGAGGGGGGCGGAGATCAGGTGGCAGAGCACCTCCCGCCCGTCCGCCGTCTTCACCCCGCGCACCTCCCCCACCTTCATGGGGCGGAAGCGCTCCGCAAGCCCCTCTATCCACTCCTTTCGCAGAAGCCCCAGGCGCACCAAGGGCCTAAGCCAGCGGAACCGGGGGCTTTGCCAAAAATCCTCTAGGGTAAGGGGGTGGATGAGGAAGGCGCAGACCACCTGCTTTTCCGAGGGGAGGGGCAAGGGGTTTCCCAGCTTGGGCTCGGTGCCCTCGAGGATCCGGCCCAGGTTCTCCTTGTAGCGCCAAAGGGCGAGGAGAAGGAGCCCCCAGGCGAGAAGCCTTTCCACCCCGCCCCACCCCCCGAGGAACCCCGCCAAGACGAGGCCCAAGGGAAGCCCCAAAGCCCCCAAGGAGGCGTAGCCCGTGAGGGCGTAAAGGGCAAGCCCCAGGGCCACGGGCACCATCCCCAAGGCGGGGGGCAAGGGAAGCCCCGCCACGATGCCCAAGAGGACCCCGGCCCCCTTGGCCCGAAGCGGCCAAGGGTCGCGCAGGAAAAGGGGGTAGAGGTGGCCCAGGTAGGCCGCCATCGCCAGAAGGAGAAGCTCCGCCAGGGAAAGCCCGAGGGCGCGCCCCAAGAGGAGGGGGAGGTACCCCTTCAAGAAGTCCAGGGCAAAGGCCAGGAGGGTAAACCCTATACCTAGGCGCCTAACGGCGTTTTCCAGACCCAAGGTGTAGGGGCTTGCCGTGCGCAGGTCTACCCCCCGCCGCCGGGCGAGCCAGTACCCCAAAGGAAGCGCCCCCACCGCGTATGCCAAGGGAAGCAAGAAGGCGGTCATCGCAGGTAGTTTAGCCCGGCCACCGCTCCCCCGGTGAGGAGGAGGACGATAAGCCCTGCGGCCAGGACCCCCAAGGAAATGGCCAAGAAGGCGTAGCGCCGCCTAAGCCCGAGCACCACGGCGAGGACCGCCCCGCTCCAGGCCCCGGTGCCGGGAAGGGGCACGGCCACGAAGAGGAAAAGGCCCAAAGCGCCGAGCCTTTGCACCTGCTCTTCCCCCTTTAGCCGAACCCGGGCCTCGAGGGCCCGCCAGAGCCGGGCAAAGAAGGGGTGGCGGGTGATTAGGCCCACCGCCCAGGGCAGGAGGGCCAGGGCCACGGGGGCCACCAAGAGGTTGCCGAGAAGGCTCAAGAGAAAAGCCTCCCACGGGGGAAGCCCCAAGGCTACCCCCAAGGGGATCGCCCCCCTTAGCTCCACCACGGGCAGGGCGGCCACCAAGACCACGTAAAGCTCAGGCGGCATGGTCAAAAAAAGCGCCCTGCCAGGAAGCCTCCCGCAGGGCGCCAAGGGGCACGCTTTAGGCCGAGGCCCGGGCGGCCTTGGCCCTTTCCACGAGCTCGGCAAAGGCCTGGGGCTCCCGCACCGCCAGATCCGCCAAGACCTTGCGGTCCAGCTCCACCCCCGCCTTCTTCAGGCCGTGGATGAAGGAGGAGTAGTTGAGCCCGTGCTGGCGGCAAGCGGCGTTGATGCGCACGATCCAGAGCTTGCGGAAATCCCGCTTCTTCCGCTTGCGGTGGGCGTAGGCGTAGTTCCCAGCGGCGAAGAGGGTTTCCCGGGCCTTGCGCACGCTCTTGGAGCGAAGGCCCCAGTAGCCCTTGGCGAGCTTCAGAATCTTCTTGTGCTTCCTGCGGCGGACAACCCCGGTTTTGGCGCGCGGCATCCTCTACCTCCTTTACGCGTAGGGGAGAAGGAGCTTGATCCGCTCCGCCTCGGGCTTGGCCAGGGTGAACTTCCGCCCCTTCTGCCGGATCTCCTTACCGGACTTGTGCCAGTTGAGGTGCCGCTTGCCCGTCTTCATGGCCACCACCTTGCCCGAAGCGGTCACCTTTACCCGCTTCTTGGCGCCCTTATGGGTCTTCATCTTCGGCATACGCTTCCTCCTGCCCTTGGGAAGCGCCCCTAGAAGGGGTCTTGAGGGCTCCCCAAAAGCCTTCCCACTATACCAAGGGAAACGCCCTCCGTCTAGGCGGACACCTTGGCGGGGGCCAGGAGCATGTTCATGTCCCGGCCCAAGAGCTCGGGCTTCATCTCCACCACGGCAAGGCCCTTGAGGTCCTCGGCCACGCGGTTCAAAAGCCTTTCCCCAAGCTCGGGGTGGCTCATCTCCCGCCCCCGGAACATGATGGTGACCTTGACCTTGTGCCCCTCCTCCAGGAAGCGCTTGATATGGTTGAGCTTGGTCTGATAGTCGTGGTCGTCAATCTTGACCCGGAACTTGATGGACTTGACCTCGGTGCGCTTGGCCTTCTTCCGGGCCTCCTTCTCCGCCACCTGCTGCTCGTAGCGCCACTTGGAGTAGTCCATGATGCGGGCCACGGGCGGGTCGGCGGTGGGGCCCACCAGGACCAGGTCCAGGTCCTGCTCCTCTGCAAGGCGCAGGGCCTCCCGCGTGTCCATGATGCCGAGCTGTTGCCCATCGGGTCCGATGACCCTCACCTGTTTGGCGCGGATGCGTTCGTTTACCAGGTACTCCTTTATCTACACCACCTCCTAGCCCGCAGGGCCTTGGCCTCTTCCTGTGCGGGCTAAGGGCAGTCTAGCAGGAAGCCTTCCCCACTACAATGGGGGCATGGTCCAGGTGGAACGCGGGCGGGTCTACCGCCTTTACCTCAATGACCCCGAGCGGCGAAACCCCCTCTCCCCCGCCATGGTGGAGGGCCTCCTGAAGGCCCTAGGGGAAGCGGAGGAAGACCCCGAGGCCAAGGCGGTGGTCCTCACCGGGAAAGGCCAGGCCTTTAGCGCTGGGGCGGACCTGGCTTTTCTGGAAAGGGTCACGGAGATGGGGGCGGAGGAAAACTACCGCCACTCCCTTTCCCTCATGCGCCTCTTTCACCGCCTCTACACCTTCCCCAAGCCCACGGTGGCGGCGGTGAACGGCCCGGCGGTGGCGGGCGGGGCCGGGCTTGCCACCGCCTGCGACCTCGTGGTCATGGACGAGGGGGCCAAGCTGGGCTACACCGAGGTCAAGATCGGCTTCGTGGCCGCCCTGGTTTCCGTGATCCTGGTGCGGGCCGTGGGGGAAAAGGTGGCGAAGGACCTCCTCCTCACGGGGCGCCTCGTGGGGGCGGAAGAGGCCCGGGCCCTAGGGCTCGCAAACCGCATAAGCCCTCCCGGGAAGGCCCTGGAGGAGGCGGTGGCCCTGGCGGAGGAGGTGGCGCAAAACGCCCCCACCTCCTTGCGCCTCACCAAGGAGCTTTTGCTCGCCCTGCCGGGGATGGGCCTCGAGGACGGCTTCCGCCTCGCCGCCTTGGCCAACGCCTGGGTGCGGGAAACCGGGGATCTCAAGGAGGGCATCCGCGCCTTTTTTGAGAAGAGAAAGCCCCGCTTCTCGTAGACTTGGGTTATGGGCCTCGTCCCCGAGTGCTTCATCACCGAGATCGTGGAGCGGGACCTCAAGGAGGGAAAGTACCCTAAGCTCCTCACCCGCTTTCCCCCCGAACCCAACGGCTACCTGCACATCGGCCACGCCCGGAGCATCCTCCTCAACTTCGGCCTCGCCCTGGACTATGGTGGGGAGTGCAACCTCCGCTACGACGACACCAACCCGGAAACGGAGAAGGAGGAGTACGCCCGGGCCATTGAGGAGGACGTGCGCTGGCTCGGGTTCACGCCGAACCGCATCCTCTACGCCTCGGACTACTTTGAAACGATGTACGAATGCGCCCTGGTCCTCATCCGAGAGGGCAAGGCCTACGTGGACGACCTTTCCGAGGAGGAGATGAGCGCCCTCAGGGCCGAGGGCAAGCCGAGCCCCTACCGGGAGCGGAGCGTGGAGGAGAACCTGGAGCTCTTTGAGAGGATGCGCCGGGGGGAGTTCCCCACGGGAAGCCGGGTCCTGAGGGCCAAGATTGACCCCGCCCATCCCAACTTCAAGCTCCGGGACCCGGTGCTTTACCGCATCGTCCACGCCCCCCACTACCACGCCGGGGACCGGTGGGTCATCTACCCCATGTACGACTACGCCCACCCCCTCGAGGACTTCATTGAGGGCGTGACCCACTCCCTCTGCACCCTGGAGTTTGAGAACAACCGGGCGGTCTACGACTGGGTCATTGAGAACCTCAAGGGGAAGTGCGGCCTGCCCCTCGCCCCCAGGCCCCACCAGTACGAGTTCGCCCGGCTGGACCTGAGCCACACGGTCCTCTCCAAGCGCAAGCTCATCCGGCTGGTGGAGGGGGGGTACGTTTCGGGCTGGGACGACCCCAGGCTTCCCACCTTAAGGGCGCTTAGGCGGCGGGGGGTGCGGCCCGAGGCCATCCTGGAGTTCGTTCGCCGCACGGGGATTTCCCGCAACGAGGCCCTCATTGAGATGGACCTCTTTGAGGAGGTGGTGCGGGACGACTTGAACCCCATCGCCCCCCGGGTCCTGGGGGTGGTGGAGCCCCTAAAGGTCCTCCTCACCAACTACCAGGGGGAGGAGTGGCTCGAGGCCCCCTACTGGCCCCGGGACATCCCCAAGGAGGGTACCCGTCCCCTGCCCTTTTCCCCCGAGCTTTACATTGAGCGCACGGACTTTGCCCTCAACCCCCCCAAGGGCTGGAAGCGGTTCGCCCCCGGGCAGCGGGTGCGCCTCCGCCACGCCTACGTGATAGAGCTGGAGGACGTGGTGGAGGAAGGGGGCGAGGTGAAGCTCCTCAAGGCCCGCATCGTCCCCGGGACCCTGGGGGCCAACCCGGAGGACGGGGTCAAGCCCAAGGGGGTGATCCACTGGGTTTCCGCCCGCCACGCCCTGCCCGTGGAGTTCCGCCTCTACAACCGCCTCTTCCTCACCAAGGACCCGGAGGAGGGCGGGGACTTCCTGAAGAACCTGAACCCCGAGGCCCTGGTGGTCAGGCATGGCTTCGTGGAGCCGAGCCTCGCCCAAAACCCCAAGGACACCCGCTACCAGTTGGAGCGGCTGGGCTACTTCTGGCAAGACCCTGTGGACTCGAGGCCCGGGGCCCTGGTCCTAAACCGCATCGTCCCCCTCAAGGAGGGGTACAAGGCCTAAAGCCCCAGGCTTAGGCCCAAGGCCGCCCCCACCCCGAAGCCCTGGGTGGGGGTTAGGTAGTAGGTGGGGTGAACCTCCAGGTAGGCCCCGAGGAGGGGGAGGGGCAGGTTGAGCCAGGTGCCCAAGACCGCCCGCACGCCCCCCTGGCCCCGGGTGTCCCCGGGGTAGCTTAAGGCGGGCCCCGTGCCGTAGAAGCTCCCCAGGCCCAGGTAGAGGTCGGTGAGGGGAAGCTTGAGGAGGAGGTCCACCCCACCCCCCAGGACCTCGAGGCCCACCCCCCCGTAGACCCGCCCCTCCGCCAAAAAAGGCACCAGGGCGAAGCGCACGCCCCCTTGCACGCCGAAGGGGCTACCCAGGCTCACCTCCGCCCGCTGGGCTAGCCCCAAGGCCAAAAGAACCCCAAGTAGCGCCAAAGCCCTACGCACGCCGCACCTCCTCTAAGAGCTCCGCCACCTTGGCCACCTGGGCCCGGTGCACCCCGGGCCGGTAGTCCACCATGACCGCCTCCACCTTGAGCATCCCCAAGGCCCTGAGGAAGGCCTCCTTTAGGGCCCTGCTTTCCAAAGGGCTCACCCGCATGCCCAGATGCGGATGGTGGGCGAGAAAGGCCTCGGCCAGTTCCCGGCGCGTCCAGATGCCGGAAAGCCTCTGGCCCAGGGCCTCCACCACCAGGTGCTCCCCCGGCTCCCCTTCCAACACGTACCAGACCCCGGAAAGCTCGGGCTCCACGGGTAGATAATACCTTCCGTGCGCCTGGACCGGTACCTGGTGGAAAAGGGCCTTGCGGAAAGCCGGGAGAAGGCCAAAGCCCTCATCGCCCAGGGCAAGGTTCTTGTGGAGGGCAAGGTGGTGGCGAAGCCCGCCTTCCCTGTGCCCGAAGGGGCCCGGGTGGAGGTCCTGGAAGAGGCCCGCTACGTGAGCCGGGGTGCCTACAAGCTCCTGGGGGCCCTGGAGGCCTTTCCCTTGGAGGTGGCGGGCAAGGTGGCGGCGGACCTGGGGGCGAGCACGGGAGGCTTCACCCAGGTGCTCTTGGAAAGGGGGGCGAGGCGGGTCTACGCCGTGGACGTGGGGAAAGGGCAACTCCACCCCACCTTGCGCCAGGACCCCCGGGTGGTGAGCCTCGAGAAGCAGGACGCCCGCACCCTCCACCTCCCCGAGCCCGTGGACTTCTTGGTCATGGACGTGTCCTTCATCTCCTCCACCCTCCTCCTGCCCAAGGTCTTGGACCTTCTCAAGCCCGGGGGGGACGCCTTGGTCCTGGTCAAGCCCCAGTTTGAGCTCTGGCCTGGAGCCCACAAGGGGGTGGTGCGGGAGGAGGCCCTAAGGCGAGAGGCCCTCCGCCGGGTGCGGGAGAAGGCGGAAGCCTTGGGCTTCCGGGTGCTCGGGGAAAAGGAAAGCCCCCTCCCGGGCAAGGAGGGAAACCGGGAGGTCTGGCTTTGGCTCAGGCGCCCTTAAGCCATTCCTCGGCGATCTGCACGGCGTTGAGGGCGGCCCCCTTCAGGAGCTGGTCCCCCACCACGAAGAAGTCCAGGCCGTTCTCAAAGGCGAGGCTTTGGCGGATCCGCCCCACCTCCACGTCCCACTTGTGGCTGGCGGTGAGGGGCATGGGGTAGCGCTTGGCCAAAGGCTCGTCCACCACCTCCACCCCGGGGGCCTGCCGCAGGACCTCCCGCGCCGCCTCGGGGGTGACGGGCTCGGCGAACTCCACGCTCACCGCCTCCGCGTGCGCCCTAAGGGTGGGTACCCGCACGGCGGTGGCGCTGATGCGGATGGACTCGTCCCCGAAGATCTTGTGGGTTTCCCACACCACCTTCATCTCCTCCCGGGTGTAGCCGTTTTCCTGGAAGGTGTCTATGTGGGGGATGACGTTGAAGGGAAGGGGGTGGGCGAAGACCTGGGCCTCTGGCGTCTCCCCGTGGAGATAGCGGTGGGTTTCCCTTAGAAGCTCCTCCATCCCCTTCGCCCCCGCCCCCGAGGCCGCCTGGTAGGTGGCCACGATAACCCGCTTGGCCCGGAAGGCCCGGTGCAGGGGCCAAAGGGCCATGGCCAGGATGGCGGTGGTGCAGTTGGGGTTGGCGATGATCCCCTGGTGGCGGAAGATGGCCTCCCGGTTCACCTCGGGCACCACCAGGGGCACCCAGGGCTCGTAGCGGAAGGCGCTGGAGTTGTCCACCACCACCGCACCCCCCTCCACCCAAAGGGGGGCGAGGGCCTTGGAAAGGGCCCCGCCGGCGCTCGCCAGGACGATATCGGCGGGCAAGGGGCCTTCCGGCAAGGGCTCCACGGGGATTTCCTCCCCCCTGAAGGCCAGGCGCTTCCCGGCGGAGCGGGGGGAGGCGTAGAGCCTAAGGTCGCTTAGGGGAAAGTTGCGGGCCTCGAGGACCTTCAGGATCTCCTGCCCCACGGCCCCCGTGGCCCCCACCACGGCTACCCTCATGCCGCCCATGGTATCACCACCTAAGCTTCTCCCGCAAAAACCCCTCCAGCTCGTCCACGTGGAGCCGAATCTGCTCCATGGTGTCCCGGTCCCGCACCGTGACCGTGTCCTTGAGCCGGGTGGTGCCGTCCTTGCTCTGGCCGATGGTATCGTAGTCCACGGTGATGGCGAAGGGGGTCCCCACCTCATCGTGGCGGCGGTAGGCCTTGCCGATGTTGCCCGTGTCCTCGTAGAGGATCCGCCCGAGGCCCAGGGCCTGGAGCTTGGCCTTAAGGGCTTTGGCGTACTGGGTGATCTCGGGCCGGTTTTTGGCGAGGGGAATGACCGCCGCCTTGATGGGGGCGAGCTGGGGCTTGAGCTTGAGGACGATGCGCTCTTCCCCATTGGGCAGCTCCTCCCGGGTGAAGGCCTCGGCCAAAAGGGCCA
It includes:
- a CDS encoding TlyA family RNA methyltransferase, translating into MRLDRYLVEKGLAESREKAKALIAQGKVLVEGKVVAKPAFPVPEGARVEVLEEARYVSRGAYKLLGALEAFPLEVAGKVAADLGASTGGFTQVLLERGARRVYAVDVGKGQLHPTLRQDPRVVSLEKQDARTLHLPEPVDFLVMDVSFISSTLLLPKVLDLLKPGGDALVLVKPQFELWPGAHKGVVREEALRREALRRVREKAEALGFRVLGEKESPLPGKEGNREVWLWLRRP
- a CDS encoding aspartate-semialdehyde dehydrogenase; protein product: MRVAVVGATGAVGQEILKVLEARNFPLSDLRLYASPRSAGKRLAFRGEEIPVEPLPEGPLPADIVLASAGGALSKALAPLWVEGGAVVVDNSSAFRYEPWVPLVVPEVNREAIFRHQGIIANPNCTTAILAMALWPLHRAFRAKRVIVATYQAASGAGAKGMEELLRETHRYLHGETPEAQVFAHPLPFNVIPHIDTFQENGYTREEMKVVWETHKIFGDESIRISATAVRVPTLRAHAEAVSVEFAEPVTPEAAREVLRQAPGVEVVDEPLAKRYPMPLTASHKWDVEVGRIRQSLAFENGLDFFVVGDQLLKGAALNAVQIAEEWLKGA
- a CDS encoding glutamine--tRNA ligase/YqeY domain fusion protein, encoding MGLVPECFITEIVERDLKEGKYPKLLTRFPPEPNGYLHIGHARSILLNFGLALDYGGECNLRYDDTNPETEKEEYARAIEEDVRWLGFTPNRILYASDYFETMYECALVLIREGKAYVDDLSEEEMSALRAEGKPSPYRERSVEENLELFERMRRGEFPTGSRVLRAKIDPAHPNFKLRDPVLYRIVHAPHYHAGDRWVIYPMYDYAHPLEDFIEGVTHSLCTLEFENNRAVYDWVIENLKGKCGLPLAPRPHQYEFARLDLSHTVLSKRKLIRLVEGGYVSGWDDPRLPTLRALRRRGVRPEAILEFVRRTGISRNEALIEMDLFEEVVRDDLNPIAPRVLGVVEPLKVLLTNYQGEEWLEAPYWPRDIPKEGTRPLPFSPELYIERTDFALNPPKGWKRFAPGQRVRLRHAYVIELEDVVEEGGEVKLLKARIVPGTLGANPEDGVKPKGVIHWVSARHALPVEFRLYNRLFLTKDPEEGGDFLKNLNPEALVVRHGFVEPSLAQNPKDTRYQLERLGYFWQDPVDSRPGALVLNRIVPLKEGYKA
- a CDS encoding DUF3234 domain-containing protein, with product MEPELSGVWYVLEGEPGEHLVVEALGQRLSGIWTRRELAEAFLAHHPHLGMRVSPLESRALKEAFLRALGMLKVEAVMVDYRPGVHRAQVAKVAELLEEVRRA